TCATAGCAGACAGTTGTACTGGGACTGACCTGATACCTACAGACCCTCCTCTATTTGTCTTTTCACGGACAGAAAAAAAGCCTCTAGTAGGAGCTTGCAGTATACCCACATGCTAGAGGTTTTACATACTGGAAGCCCTCCAACTGCAGTCCCACAGTTGCTGGCTTCTCATCCTCCATTTAAATTCTCTAGCCTGCCTATAGAAGGAGAAGAGCTCTCTGCAAAGAGTTCTTCAAGTGTTCCCACTACCCTCAAGACCAGAAAAACAAGGAGTTTTTCCAAGTTGCactacagaaagcagcagcaccttgtggatgACTATAGGGCAAACTCAACAAACACAGGCTCCCAAATCTTGGCCTAGTAGGGTTAATCAGGAGGCAGTTCTCCAAATAACCTTTTTGTCTGAATGGATTAATACATCTCAACATAGTAAACAGTAGGGTCTTTCTGTGCTATAAGTAGAGTAATTCAAATGCCTGATAATGCATTTGTAACATCCTAGAATTTAAGTGGCACCCTGCTGGTGAAGCTGTTAAACAAAACCTGCAGCACAACAAGTGTGGTACATCCTCACTGGTATTACAATTTAGAGTAAAAACCCAAGAGTGCTTAGGTAGCCTTTCAAACCATGTAGCTGTAGGACACAGGTGTTGGAAGATCCTGGGAAAGGTTACTTTCTGGATTGGCCTTTAATTAATAGCTTTGTTTGATCTGGATCCTAATGGAACAAGCCTCAAAGATGCATCCTGATGAGATGCTCCTTAGAAAACTTCCTTAATATTTAAAGCTCAAACACTGATCATGTTTATACATTGTCTGTTGAAGACTCCTCACATTGCACTCCATGAATGCAGAAACTTAAGAGGACAATTCCAACACCACCCTCAGATCAAGGTGTGTGTGGTGACAGGCTGAAGTCACAGCACAGCCCTACTTCAGGGACCAAAGGCGAGAGAGGATTATACATCAGCTTTACCATCTTTATAAGAAAGTCAAGTTTAAGTCTCTTGGGTGCATCTACCTATGATGAATAGTTCTCTTCAGACTTCCTCATGTGCACAGTTGTCAGTTGAAGCAGACTCTCACACATGTTGAATAAATAGATCCCAGCTACCCACCCCCATGCTTTAAAGACAACAGGCTAGGTTTCGCTAGATAACTGTACTGGAAAGAAAGTGAtgcaacaaatattttatggaagTGGAGAAGATCAACATGAGTCCATTTCACacttaaatattcataaaagtAGTCTGTCAACTTTCTTTTGAAGTACATGGCAAAAACTGAACTAGCAACCCTGTCTTTAGCACTTCTCAGACATGCACGCAgctacacacacaaatataaacCAAAGTTGACAAAAAGCATGTAGAGGTCCAGGCTGTGGAAgatgccagcaccagcagcaacaCAAGCTCAAGGGCCCGGTGGCAGCTAGAACTCCTGTGACCGGACACTTTTGTGGGGTGGCTTAAGAGATGTGGTCTTCTTAGGCAGAAGCTCAGGAAGAACATTGGGTAGCACCCCTCCTTGAGCAATGGTCACACAGGAGAAGAGCTTGTTCAGCTCCTCATCATTTCTCACAGCCAGCTGGATGTGCCGGGGCAGGATCCtggatttcttgttttcccGTGCAGCGTTCCCTGCCAGCTCCAAGATCTCTGCTGTCAGGTACTCCAGCACCGCAGCCAGGTAGATGGCAGAGCCAGGACCAACCCTGTCAGCATAGCCACCTCTCTTAAGGAGCCTGTAGACACGACCCACAGGAAAGAGCAAACCAGCCATGGATGATTTAGTTTTCTTCGGCACAAGCAGGAGCttggggtttttcttttcacattcagACATTATAATATCAATCTAGTataaaaggaagaggaattaAGCAACAaaatcaccaccaccaaaagcTTAGCATTTAAGTTCCTTCCATCCTCCTCAGTCCACTGCCTAATTCCTGAGaagccattttccttttctcagaaagaTTGCTAGCTGTTTCATACTTTTGTCTGAAGGAACAGATGGGTCTGGCTGCTCCTCTAGGAGTCTGACAAGTTTCCAGCCAAGAGGCATCTACAGGCTCAATCAGAGCAGCAGGCCAGCCATCTGCTAGACCTCCAGAACTTTTAAAGAGAGCAAAGTGGAACTTAGGAGCAAGGCCTTCTGTCCCAGCATAGGAGCATTGCTGTTAATGAGAAAATTTAAGCAAAGAAGGCTCCAAATACCTACGAGTGTCCAGAAACCCTACAGGGAATCTTCATTGAACTTACctctgataaaataaaacaaaaaagcaccacACTAAGCAGCGCCCATAATCATAGCCTTGAGAGAGCCCATgctagaaattattattttttttttcctgttgttaca
The nucleotide sequence above comes from Oxyura jamaicensis isolate SHBP4307 breed ruddy duck chromosome 1, BPBGC_Ojam_1.0, whole genome shotgun sequence. Encoded proteins:
- the LOC118171600 gene encoding histone H2A type 2-B-like codes for the protein MAGLLFPVGRVYRLLKRGGYADRVGPGSAIYLAAVLEYLTAEILELAGNAARENKKSRILPRHIQLAVRNDEELNKLFSCVTIAQGGVLPNVLPELLPKKTTSLKPPHKSVRSQEF